A genome region from Arthrobacter sp. V1I9 includes the following:
- a CDS encoding carboxyl transferase domain-containing protein produces the protein METLATRLDSTAEAYASNRAAQLALAEELRKKLADAALGGPEKSRERHVARGKLLPRERINQLLDDGSPFLEVAPLAANGMYNDEAPGAGVIAGIGLVHGRHVLVISNDATVKGGTYYPMTVKKHLRAQEIALENRLPCIYLVDSGGAFLPKQDEVFPDRDHFGRIFYNQARLSAAKIPQIASVMGSCTAGGAYVPAMSDETVIVRNQGTIFLGGPPLVKAAIGEIVSPEELGGGEVHSRISGVTDHLAENDEHALQIIRDIVATLPPPAPPAWEVADAVEPAEDPAGLYGAVPADVNAPYDVHEVIARLVDGGRFHEFKKEYGATLVTGFARLHGHPVGIVANNGVLFSESSLKGAHFIELCDQRGIPLVFLQNISGFMVGKDSEQGGIAKNGAKMVTAVATARVPKLTVVIGGSFGAGNYSMCGRAYSPRFLWMWPAARISVMGGNQASSVLATVKRDQYEAAGQEWSAEDEEAFKAPIRRQYEDQGSPYYSTARLWDDGVIDPADTRTVLGLALDVVSRTPLPETSFGLFRM, from the coding sequence ATGGAGACCCTTGCCACCCGGCTCGACTCAACAGCGGAGGCCTATGCGTCGAACCGGGCAGCCCAGCTGGCGCTCGCCGAAGAGCTGCGGAAGAAGCTCGCCGACGCCGCCCTGGGCGGGCCCGAAAAGTCGAGGGAACGCCACGTGGCCAGGGGGAAACTCCTGCCCCGCGAGCGCATCAACCAGCTGCTGGATGACGGCAGCCCTTTCCTTGAGGTCGCCCCGCTGGCCGCCAACGGGATGTACAACGATGAGGCTCCCGGCGCCGGCGTCATTGCGGGAATCGGGCTGGTTCACGGCCGGCACGTGCTGGTGATTTCCAATGACGCCACCGTCAAGGGCGGAACGTACTATCCCATGACTGTGAAGAAGCACCTGCGGGCCCAGGAGATCGCCCTCGAAAACCGGCTGCCCTGTATCTACCTCGTGGATTCCGGCGGAGCTTTCCTGCCCAAGCAGGACGAGGTCTTTCCGGACCGGGACCACTTTGGCCGCATCTTCTACAACCAGGCCAGGCTCTCGGCGGCGAAGATTCCCCAGATCGCTTCGGTCATGGGTTCCTGCACGGCGGGAGGCGCCTACGTCCCTGCCATGAGCGATGAGACCGTTATCGTCCGGAACCAAGGGACCATCTTCCTGGGCGGGCCGCCGCTGGTAAAGGCCGCGATCGGTGAAATCGTCAGCCCGGAGGAACTCGGCGGCGGGGAAGTGCACTCGAGGATCTCCGGCGTGACCGACCACCTCGCCGAAAACGACGAACACGCCCTGCAGATCATCCGGGACATCGTCGCCACCCTGCCACCCCCGGCGCCACCGGCGTGGGAGGTGGCGGACGCCGTCGAACCCGCTGAAGACCCGGCAGGGCTCTACGGGGCTGTTCCCGCTGACGTCAATGCGCCGTACGACGTCCACGAGGTGATTGCCAGGCTGGTGGACGGCGGCCGTTTCCACGAATTCAAGAAGGAGTACGGCGCCACCCTGGTGACCGGCTTCGCCCGGCTACACGGGCACCCGGTGGGCATCGTGGCCAACAATGGTGTGCTGTTCAGTGAGTCTTCGCTGAAAGGCGCCCACTTCATTGAGTTGTGCGACCAGCGCGGGATCCCGCTGGTGTTCCTGCAGAACATCTCCGGTTTTATGGTGGGCAAGGACTCGGAGCAGGGCGGCATCGCCAAGAACGGCGCCAAGATGGTCACGGCCGTGGCCACGGCCCGCGTGCCCAAGTTGACGGTGGTGATCGGCGGCTCTTTCGGTGCGGGCAACTATTCCATGTGCGGCCGCGCCTATTCGCCGCGGTTCCTGTGGATGTGGCCCGCCGCCCGGATCTCCGTAATGGGAGGCAACCAGGCCTCCAGCGTCCTGGCCACCGTGAAGCGTGACCAGTACGAGGCTGCCGGCCAGGAGTGGTCCGCCGAGGACGAGGAAGCATTCAAAGCGCCCATCCGCCGGCAGTACGAGGACCAGGGCAGCCCCTACTACTCCACCGCGCGGCTGTGGGATGACGGCGTGATCGATCCGGCAGACACACGCACCGTCCTGGGCCTGGCGCTGGACGTGGTGTCCCGCACCCCGCTGCCGGAAACCTCCTTTGGCCTCTTCAGGATGTGA
- a CDS encoding TetR/AcrR family transcriptional regulator — protein MASTNATQAGERTSSTGSGSSSQHGPSTQRGQAKENRRQALLSAAASLFAVNGFNRVSLEDLGAAAGVSGPAVYRHFPGKQAVLADLLVTVSQELLDGGLEVVAQNPDPASALRCLVEFQVDFALGKPDVIRVQDRDFSNLSEQDQSAVRTLQLSYVEVWVDVLAKLHPGTEMAELRMRAHATFGLINSTPHSVRSHGRKMAARSARPLLERMALAALLVEVPQDSP, from the coding sequence GTGGCCAGCACCAACGCCACCCAGGCCGGCGAACGCACGTCCTCGACCGGGAGCGGGTCTTCGTCCCAGCACGGGCCTTCTACCCAGCGCGGCCAGGCGAAGGAGAACCGCCGGCAGGCGCTGCTGTCCGCCGCGGCTTCGCTGTTCGCCGTCAATGGGTTCAACCGCGTTTCGCTTGAGGACCTCGGGGCAGCTGCAGGGGTCAGCGGCCCCGCCGTCTACCGTCACTTCCCCGGCAAACAGGCGGTCCTCGCCGACCTGCTGGTGACCGTCAGCCAGGAGCTGCTCGACGGCGGACTGGAGGTGGTTGCCCAAAATCCCGATCCCGCATCCGCCCTGCGCTGCCTGGTGGAGTTCCAGGTGGACTTCGCCCTCGGCAAGCCGGACGTCATCCGGGTACAGGACCGGGACTTCAGCAACCTGTCCGAACAGGATCAGTCGGCCGTACGCACGCTCCAGCTCAGTTATGTCGAGGTGTGGGTGGACGTGCTCGCCAAGTTGCATCCGGGCACCGAGATGGCGGAACTCCGGATGCGCGCCCATGCCACGTTCGGGCTCATCAACTCCACGCCGCATTCCGTCCGCAGCCACGGCCGAAAAATGGCCGCCCGGTCCGCCCGGCCCCTGCTGGAGCGCATGGCCCTGGCCGCGCTGCTGGTGGAGGTCCCGCAGGACTCCCCCTAA